GATCGGGCGTGACACCAACGCCGGGCGAGGCGTCGAACCGCACGAAACCAGCCTGGTTCCGTGCGCCCTGACCGGAGACCGGGTCGACGGACAGGTGCGCATGGCACAGCCAGCTGGCGAGCCGGTTGGCATCGGGGGTGGAGGCGGCCAGGTGAAGGGCGGCCGTGTCCGCAAACGCGCTGCCGCCGGTGTCTTCGATATGCATCTGCCAGCCGACGGCGAGGCCGAAATCGCGGATCTGCCGTGCCCGCGTCAGCCCGCCGACGCGGTTCGGTTTCACCTTGACACCCTGGCATGCGCCCTGCTTCCAGGCGTCCAGATGGTCCTGAAAGGTGGCGAGGCATTCATCCAGCATGATCGGCTGTTGCACTTTTTCTGCAACGAACGCGCACTGGTCGAGGGTTTGGCAGGGTTGCTCGATCCAGTCTCGCGCCGAAACCCCATTCAGCACCTGGAGCGCAACGCCCGGCGTCCACGCCCGGTTGACATCGAAGGTCACCTGCTCGCCCTTCGGCAGCGCGTTCGAAATGGCTTCGATCCGCGCAATGTCGGCGGCTGCGTCCTGGCCGCCAACCTTTGCGGAGTGGGTGCGATACCCTTTTGAACTCGCGTCCCGGATCAGCGCGATCATCTCGTCCGGGGTTCCGGTCGAGATCGAGGAGTTGATGGCAACCGGCGCGGGTTCCTCCGCCCCCAGCATACGCCAGAGCGGCTGACCGGTTGCCTTGCCAACAAGGTCCCAGCAGGCGATGTCGAGCGGAGCCTTGGCGTATGGATGACCGGGCAACTGCATGTCCATGATCCGGTTGATCTCGTCCTGTGCACGCGGGTCGTGGCCGAGAAGAGCAGGCGCAAGAAGCCCAAGCGCCGATCTCAGTCCCGCCCCGTGCGCAGGCAAATAGGTGTGCCCCCACGGGCAGCCCTCCCCCCAGCCGGACACGCCTTCGTCGGTCTCGATCCGCACGAAGGTTGAATCCAGTTTTTCGAATTTCAGCCGGCCGCCGGACAGCCAGTAGGGTTTGGCAAGCGGCAGATCGATCTGCCAGACGGTGATCCGCGAGACCCTCATGCCGCCTCTCCATAGACGGCGACCGGTGCGCCAAGGCTGTCAAGATCCGGCTCCACACCGAGGCCGGGCGCATCGGACGCATAGAGCTTGCCGTTTGCGGTTCTGGGTGCCGGAGATCCGGTCGACCGCGTGTTGTAGTTATGAAGATCCGTGGTGTTTTGGAGGAACTCCTCCGGCGTCGAGGCTGCGAAATGGGCCAGAGTCGCCGTTGCGATCTCCCCGCCCCAGGTGTCTTCCGGGACGACTGGAATCCGGTTGTCGACGAAAAAGTCACGGACCCGGCGCGCCTTGGACAGACCGCCAATGTTGGAGATCTTCAGGCAGACGAGGTCTGCCGCCCTGTCGGCCACGATCCGCTGCGCGGCTGCAAGGCCGGTCACGCACTCGTCCAGCTTCATCGGCAGATCGATCCTCTCGCGGACTTGCAGGCATTCTTCGTAGGTGCGGCAGGGCTGCTCGAAGATGAAATCGAGGTCCCGTGTAGCCCGCCCGACGCGGAGCGCATTGTCGACGCGCCAGCCCTGGTTGGCATCCGCCATTGCCTTTTCGCCCGGCTTGAGCAGCGGCACGGTCGCGCGGATCCGGTCGATATCCTGCACCCAGTCTGCCCCGACCTTGATCTGGAATTGCCGGTAGCCGTTCGCGCGGTGGCGTTCAAGTTCGGCAACCGTTTCCTCTGTCGAGCGGTGCGGGGCAACCCGGTACATCGGCGCGCCGTCGGTCAGCTTGCCGCCGAGCAGCATCCAGACCGGCGCGCCAAGGGCCTTGCCGGCGATGTCCCAGCAGGCCGCGTCGAAGGGGGCCTTGGCATAGCCATGCCCCTGAACGAGGTGATCCAGAAGCTGCTCGATCCGCGCAACCTGGCGCGGGTCTTCCCCCAGAAGCGCGGGAGCCACGAAGCGCGCCAGCGCCTCGACGCCTTCCGAGTGGGCCACCATGTAGTTCTCGCCGCAGGGCGTGAATTCCCCGCATCCGGAAAGGCCCGCATCCGTGTCGATGACCACCACGGACGCGCGCGCCGTGGTGATCGCGTTCCCCGCGCCCCAGCCATAGGCACCATCGACATAGGGCAGATCCGTCTTGAAGATCCGGATACGGGTTATCTTCATGGGATCACCACGATGTTTCCCGTATGCTTCTTCTCGATGAAAGCCGTCTGCGCCGCGTGAAATTCCTTCAGCGGGTAGGTCGCCGCGAGCGCCGGCCTGACCTCGCCGCGTTCGATATAACCGACCAGATCCTTGAAGATATGCGGTTCGACGACGGTGGACCCGATCAGGGTCAGATCGTTCAGATAAAAGGTCCTGAGATCGAATTCGACGATCGGCCCCGCGATGGCTCCGGAACATGTATACCGCCCACCCCGCTCCAGAACCGAGATGGGATTGCCCCAATAGGGTCCGCCGACAATATCGGCGACAACAGACACGGTTTCCCGGCCGGTCGCTTGCTTAAGGGCTGCAGCCAGATCTTCCGGAGCACGATCCAGCAGCACGTCAGCGCCGAGCGCTTTCACGGCCTCATGCTTGGAGGCGGAGGCAAGCGCGACGATGGTCGCACCGCGCCGCCTGGCAAGCTGCACAACTGCAGAACCGACACCGCCCGAAGCGCCGGTCACAAGAACAGTATCCCGCTCACCGACATTCGCACGGCTGAGCATGCCCTCCGCCGTGCTGTAGGAACACGAGAACGTCGCGAGTTCCGCGTCGCTCAAAACCGAATGAACCGCGCCAACATTGTTCGCATTGGCAACCGTGTACTCGGCATAACCGCCATCACACTCGGAACCGAAGTAACCGGCCTTGTTCTTGTTGAACGGATCGGACCAGTCCCGGAGCCAGCCGTCGACCATCACGCGCTTGCCCAGGAGCGTTTCCGGCGCGCCGTCGCCAAGCGCGACAACCTCGCCGACCGCATCCGCGCCCTGGATGCGGGGAAACGTGATCGGCGCACCGCCCCATGTCGGATCTTCTTCGCCCACCTCTTCATAGGCACCGCCGGTGGTGGCATCGGAAACGGTCTTGGAGTACCAGCCGGATCTCGTGTTCACATCCGTGTTGTTCAGCCCGCAGGCGCCGACCTTGATCAGGACTTCTCCCGGACCGGGTTGCGGTGTCGGCCAGTCCTCGTGCCAGACCAGCTTGTCGAGCCCGCCATGGCCTTCCAGAACGATGGCCTTCATGGTTGCCGGTATCGTCATTCTGCCGCCACTCCGACCAGCGCGTCCGTTCTCGGCAGCAGGCTTTCAGGGTCGTAGGCGGCAGCATCCAGCACTCGCGCCTTGCGGACCCCGTTCATGATGACGACGTCCAGCTCCTGACCCGGTGCGGCCGCTTCCGGTTTGACATAGGCGAAGGCGAGGATCTTGCCCACCGTATGCGCATAGGCAACCGAACTGGCCGCACCCACCGGCTCCCCGTCGAGAAGCACGGCTTCGCCGCCGTGTCCGTCTTCGACGCCGTCCGGCTCGATCTGGAGGTAGATGCACACCCACGGCAGTTTGGCAGACGCGGCACTTGCTTCGGTCTCTTCCCTGCCGAGGAAGTCGCCCTTGTCGAGTTTCACGAACCGCATCACGTCGGCTTCCGGCAGCGTCACTTCGTTGGTCAGTTCCCCCGCACCCTTGAATCCCTTTTCAAGGCGCAACGCATTCATCGCGAACGAGCCGTAATCCGCGAGCCCGAGCGGCTGGCCGGTCTTCCACAGAGCGTCATAGACCTCAAGCATATGCGCACGCGGAATGTGGAACTCCCAGCCGAGTTCGCCTGCATAGGACATCCGGAATGCCCAGACCTTGTGGCCGGCAACCTCGATTTCCTGCGCCGTCAGCCAGCGGAACGACGCATTGTCCAGCGCCGCCGGTGTGTTGGGGGCAAGAATGTCGCGGGCCAAGGGACCGTTGAGCGTCATCGCGCCCCAGTCCGTCGAGAGGTTGTGAACACCGACGTCTTCCCCGTTGCCGTTTTGCGCCAGATGATCGAGCAGTCGCTGCTCGAAGAAAGCCGCGCAGACCAGATAGAAGCGGTCTTCCGCAAGCCGGACGACCGTCAGTTCCATTTCGATCCGTCCGCGCCGGTTGAGCATATGCGTCAGGGCAATGCCGCCGATTTTCTTCGGCAGCCGGTTGGCGACCAGCCGGTCCAGGTAGCTTTCCGCATCCGGGCCGGACAGTTCGATCTTGGTGAAGGCCGAAATATCCATGATCCCGGCCGTCGTCCTGACAGCCTGCATTTCCTTTGCAACAGCCTCGTGCCACGCCGCCCGCCGGAATGAGTAGTAGTCCCGCTGCTCCAGATCGCCGGTGGTGAACCAACGCGGACGTTCGTGTCCGTAGACCTCTTCGTAGACGGCGCCCTTGTCCTTCAGACGCTCATAAAGCGGGCTGGGCTTGATCGGCCGGCCTTCCAGCCGGTTGAAGTGCGGGAATGGAATCTCGTGGCGAAGGCAGTAGTCCTCCTTGGCCTTGACGACCTGCCACTCCTGGTCGGCATAGCCGCCGAACCGGCGCGGGTCGAACTCGCGCATGGAGATGTCGGCAGATCCGTGCACGATCCAGCGGGCGAGTTCACGCGTCAGGCCCGGCCCCCAGCCGATCCCGATCTGGGTGCCGCAGCAGCACCAGTAATTCTTCACGCCCGGCGCCGGACCGATCAGCGGATTGCCGTCCGGCGGATGCGAAATCGCACCATGCACTTCGCGCTTGATGCCGAGTTCCGCGAAGATCGGCATGCGGTCCATCGCGTTTTCCAGCCACGGCATGATCCGGTCATAGTCTGCTTCGAACAGCTCGTTTTCCGCTTCCCAGGGACAGAAGTCTTCCCAGACGGTGTTCGGATTTTCTTTCTCGTAGATCCCGATCAGCCCCGATTTCTGCTCCATGCGGATGTAGCCGGAGACCAGCTTGTCGTCGCGGATGACAGGCAGTTCCTTATCCAGGTCCTTGAACTCGGGAACCATGTCGGTGACGATGTAATGGTGCGTCATCGACGTCATCGGCAACTGGAGACCGCTCCATTCGCCCATCTGCCGCGCGTAGGTCCCGCCGGCATTGACCACGTGTTCGCAGGTGATGTCGCCCAGTTCGGTCGAGACCTTCCACTCGCCGTTCGCCTGCTGCTTGATGTCGGTCGCGCGGCAGCGGCGGATGATCTTGACGCCCAGCTTGCGTGCACCGATCGCCAGAGCCTGCGTGACACCCGACGGGTCCGCGTGGCCGTCATCGGGCGTATGCAGCGCGCCGAGAACACCATCGAGATTGTAGAACGGGTGCAGTTCGCGAATCCGGTCCGGTCCGACCAGCTCCATCGGAAACTGCAGCGCACGTCCGACACTCATCGTGTGGCGGAGCCAGTCCATCTCGTCTTCCGTATAGGCCAGGCGGAAGGACCCGCAACCGTGCCAGGTGACAGACTGGCCGGTCTCCTCCTCAAGCAGCCCGGAATAGAGATCGATGTTGTAGCCGACGCATTTTCCGAGCCCGAAACTGGACGTGGAATGGGTGATCTGCCCGGCCGCATGCCAGGTGGACCCGGAGGTGAGTTCCGCCTTTTCCAGAAGAACGACATCCGGGCAGCCCTCGTGGGCCAGATGGTAGGCGAGGCCGCAGCCCATGATGCCGCCGCCGACAATGACGACGCGGGCGGAGGACGGCAGTTTGGAGGTTCCGGTTTCCGACACGTGTGATCTCCCAGGCCGGTGATTTTTCGATGGACATCGTAATTGTACAAATGTACTCTCGTCAATCATGAATGATATGAATGTACCAAATACCGGATCGAAGGCCCCGCAGGCGGTGCTTGACGACCTCGCATCCGAACTCGAGGATCTGACGCCGGAGCTGCGCAAGGCCGCAAGCTATGTGCTTGAAAATCCGAACGATGTCGGCGTGAGCTCGATCCGCGAGATTGCCGACGCGGCGGGCGTCAAACCGAACACGTTCGTGCGCATGGCACGCTCGGTCGGTTTCGATGGATACGAGGATTTTCGGCATCCGTTCCGCGAGGCGATCCGCAGCCGCGGGACGGATTTTCCGGACCGGGCACGCTGGCTGCAGTCGCTGGCCAAGGGCGGCCAGCTCGGTGCGCTGTTTGCGGAAATGGCCGCCTGCGCGATCTCGAACATCGAGAACACCTTCGCCGCAACCGATGCCAACGCGATGAAGGCGGCCGCCGATGCCATCGTGAAGGCGCGCCACACCTATGTGCTCGGCGTCGGCGTCAACAATTCCAACGCACGTAATTTCTCCTATCTCGCGGACATGGCGGTCGACACGATCTGGACCATTCCGAGAATGGGGTCTGTGGCAACCGATGATCTGGCACGGGCGGATGAGCGGGACGTGCTCGTTGCCATGACCTGCAAACCCTACCGCACCGATGTCATCGCCGCCGTGGAAACCGCGCGCGAACAGGGACTGACGATCGTCGCAATCTCGGACAGCCCGGCCTCGCCGATTGTCGTTGGCAGCGACCATGCCTTTGTCGTCGATGCCGAGACGCCGCAGTTCTTTCCCTCGTCCGTCTCGACCATCGCTCTTCTGGAAACGCTGCTGGCCTTCGTCATCGCCGATGCGCCCGAGGACGTCATTTCCAGCATCGAGCGTTTTCACACCCGCCGCCACAAGATGGGTCTCTATCAGGAAGAGTGGAAGGACCGCTCATGAACGTTCACAGCCAGCTGACCCATTCGCTTGAAGCCCGCTACTATACGGACCCGGATCATTTCAAACGGGAAAAGGACGGGCTGCTGGCACGAACGTGGCAATTCGCCGGACACGTTTCCCAGCTGGAAAAACCTGGCGACTATTTCACCGTCGATATCGCGGACGAAAGCATCATCTGCCTGCGCGACAGGGGCGGCGTGCTCCGGGCCTATTACAATGTCTGCCAGCACCGGGCGCACCAGCTGGTGCAGGGCGAGGGCAACACCAAGCTGCTGGTCTGCCCCTATCACAGCTGGACATACGAATTGACCGGCGGCCTGCGGTCCGGTCCGAATGTCCGCGCGGTTCCCGGTTTTGACCGCAGCAAGATCTGCCTCACCTCCGTGCGGATCGAAGACTTCTGCGGCTTCCTGTTCGTCAATCTCGACCCGGATGCCAAACCGATGGACGCGTGGTTTCCGAATGTGCGCGAGGAACTGCGCGCCTTCGTTCCGCAGATCGACCGCCTGAAACCGCTCGAGTGGGTGGAAATTGCCGAGAACTGCAATTGGAAAGTCTCGGTCGAGAACTATTCGGAGTGCTATCACTGCCCCATCAACCACCCCACATTCGCGACAGGCGTGGTCAAGCCGGAGACCTATGACATCCAGCCACAAGGATACTGTCTCCGTCACACGACCGAATGCCAGAACCTCGACAGGATGACCTACGAGGTCGACCTGGATGCCAACGCGCATGCAGGCGACTATTCCTCCTGGTTCCTGTGGCCTCTGTTCTCCTTCCAGGTCTATCCGGGCAATATTCTGAACACCTACCACTGGCGCGCGGTCGACGTTGATCACGTCATCGTCTGGCGCGGCTGGTACACCGTGGACGGCGTCGACAGCGAAACCATCCGGCGCCTTGCAGTCCAGGACCGCTCGACAACCGTCGAAGAGGACATCTACCTTGTGGAGGCAGTTCAGAAGGGACTGCGCAGCCGCGGCTACAAGCCCGGCCCCCTGGTGCTCGACCCCGCCTGCGGCGTGAATTCGGAACATTCCGTCAAGGCGTTGCAGAACTGGATGCGGGAAGCCTGATGACGGATCTCCCGGCCTATTGGCACAATTTCATCGACGGCGACTACTGCGAGGGGGGCGCCGGGCATATCGAGGTTCTCGATCCTTCAACCGGCGAACGTGTTGCCGACCAGGCGATTGCGGACGAAAGCGATGTCGATCGCGCGGTCTCGGCGGCCGGGGCCTTGAGTGCCAGCGGTGACTGGTCGGGCCTGCGCCCCGTGGAGCGCGGCCGTATCGTCCGGAAGATGGGAGAGTACATCCTCGAGCGGATCGACGAAATCGCGCCGGTCCTGACCCGGGAAGCCGGCAAACCGCTCTGGGAAGCAAGGCTCGAACTGGAAGGCGCCGCACGCTACTTCGAATATTACGGTAACCAGGCCGAGACCATGGAAGGCCGCTCCATTCCCCTTG
This region of uncultured Roseibium sp. genomic DNA includes:
- a CDS encoding mandelate racemase/muconate lactonizing enzyme family protein, producing the protein MRVSRITVWQIDLPLAKPYWLSGGRLKFEKLDSTFVRIETDEGVSGWGEGCPWGHTYLPAHGAGLRSALGLLAPALLGHDPRAQDEINRIMDMQLPGHPYAKAPLDIACWDLVGKATGQPLWRMLGAEEPAPVAINSSISTGTPDEMIALIRDASSKGYRTHSAKVGGQDAAADIARIEAISNALPKGEQVTFDVNRAWTPGVALQVLNGVSARDWIEQPCQTLDQCAFVAEKVQQPIMLDECLATFQDHLDAWKQGACQGVKVKPNRVGGLTRARQIRDFGLAVGWQMHIEDTGGSAFADTAALHLAASTPDANRLASWLCHAHLSVDPVSGQGARNQAGFVRFDASPGVGVTPDPDILGEPAAVYEDPL
- a CDS encoding enolase C-terminal domain-like protein, which translates into the protein MKITRIRIFKTDLPYVDGAYGWGAGNAITTARASVVVIDTDAGLSGCGEFTPCGENYMVAHSEGVEALARFVAPALLGEDPRQVARIEQLLDHLVQGHGYAKAPFDAACWDIAGKALGAPVWMLLGGKLTDGAPMYRVAPHRSTEETVAELERHRANGYRQFQIKVGADWVQDIDRIRATVPLLKPGEKAMADANQGWRVDNALRVGRATRDLDFIFEQPCRTYEECLQVRERIDLPMKLDECVTGLAAAQRIVADRAADLVCLKISNIGGLSKARRVRDFFVDNRIPVVPEDTWGGEIATATLAHFAASTPEEFLQNTTDLHNYNTRSTGSPAPRTANGKLYASDAPGLGVEPDLDSLGAPVAVYGEAA
- a CDS encoding alcohol dehydrogenase family protein, producing MTIPATMKAIVLEGHGGLDKLVWHEDWPTPQPGPGEVLIKVGACGLNNTDVNTRSGWYSKTVSDATTGGAYEEVGEEDPTWGGAPITFPRIQGADAVGEVVALGDGAPETLLGKRVMVDGWLRDWSDPFNKNKAGYFGSECDGGYAEYTVANANNVGAVHSVLSDAELATFSCSYSTAEGMLSRANVGERDTVLVTGASGGVGSAVVQLARRRGATIVALASASKHEAVKALGADVLLDRAPEDLAAALKQATGRETVSVVADIVGGPYWGNPISVLERGGRYTCSGAIAGPIVEFDLRTFYLNDLTLIGSTVVEPHIFKDLVGYIERGEVRPALAATYPLKEFHAAQTAFIEKKHTGNIVVIP
- a CDS encoding FAD-dependent oxidoreductase, which translates into the protein MSETGTSKLPSSARVVIVGGGIMGCGLAYHLAHEGCPDVVLLEKAELTSGSTWHAAGQITHSTSSFGLGKCVGYNIDLYSGLLEEETGQSVTWHGCGSFRLAYTEDEMDWLRHTMSVGRALQFPMELVGPDRIRELHPFYNLDGVLGALHTPDDGHADPSGVTQALAIGARKLGVKIIRRCRATDIKQQANGEWKVSTELGDITCEHVVNAGGTYARQMGEWSGLQLPMTSMTHHYIVTDMVPEFKDLDKELPVIRDDKLVSGYIRMEQKSGLIGIYEKENPNTVWEDFCPWEAENELFEADYDRIMPWLENAMDRMPIFAELGIKREVHGAISHPPDGNPLIGPAPGVKNYWCCCGTQIGIGWGPGLTRELARWIVHGSADISMREFDPRRFGGYADQEWQVVKAKEDYCLRHEIPFPHFNRLEGRPIKPSPLYERLKDKGAVYEEVYGHERPRWFTTGDLEQRDYYSFRRAAWHEAVAKEMQAVRTTAGIMDISAFTKIELSGPDAESYLDRLVANRLPKKIGGIALTHMLNRRGRIEMELTVVRLAEDRFYLVCAAFFEQRLLDHLAQNGNGEDVGVHNLSTDWGAMTLNGPLARDILAPNTPAALDNASFRWLTAQEIEVAGHKVWAFRMSYAGELGWEFHIPRAHMLEVYDALWKTGQPLGLADYGSFAMNALRLEKGFKGAGELTNEVTLPEADVMRFVKLDKGDFLGREETEASAASAKLPWVCIYLQIEPDGVEDGHGGEAVLLDGEPVGAASSVAYAHTVGKILAFAYVKPEAAAPGQELDVVIMNGVRKARVLDAAAYDPESLLPRTDALVGVAAE
- a CDS encoding MurR/RpiR family transcriptional regulator, translating into MNVPNTGSKAPQAVLDDLASELEDLTPELRKAASYVLENPNDVGVSSIREIADAAGVKPNTFVRMARSVGFDGYEDFRHPFREAIRSRGTDFPDRARWLQSLAKGGQLGALFAEMAACAISNIENTFAATDANAMKAAADAIVKARHTYVLGVGVNNSNARNFSYLADMAVDTIWTIPRMGSVATDDLARADERDVLVAMTCKPYRTDVIAAVETAREQGLTIVAISDSPASPIVVGSDHAFVVDAETPQFFPSSVSTIALLETLLAFVIADAPEDVISSIERFHTRRHKMGLYQEEWKDRS
- a CDS encoding aromatic ring-hydroxylating dioxygenase subunit alpha; the protein is MNVHSQLTHSLEARYYTDPDHFKREKDGLLARTWQFAGHVSQLEKPGDYFTVDIADESIICLRDRGGVLRAYYNVCQHRAHQLVQGEGNTKLLVCPYHSWTYELTGGLRSGPNVRAVPGFDRSKICLTSVRIEDFCGFLFVNLDPDAKPMDAWFPNVREELRAFVPQIDRLKPLEWVEIAENCNWKVSVENYSECYHCPINHPTFATGVVKPETYDIQPQGYCLRHTTECQNLDRMTYEVDLDANAHAGDYSSWFLWPLFSFQVYPGNILNTYHWRAVDVDHVIVWRGWYTVDGVDSETIRRLAVQDRSTTVEEDIYLVEAVQKGLRSRGYKPGPLVLDPACGVNSEHSVKALQNWMREA